In Burkholderiales bacterium, a single genomic region encodes these proteins:
- a CDS encoding YXWGXW repeat-containing protein, with the protein MLRKTVLAAMLASSLAGVAATGYAADFGFRHAPPVPRAEVIPAARAGYVWVPGYWDYSKHRYQWVNGHYVRERRGYHYQQSHWVQRDGRWYLERGRFARDRDGDGVPNRFDRRPNNPRRY; encoded by the coding sequence ATGCTCAGGAAAACCGTTCTCGCCGCCATGCTCGCGTCGTCGCTCGCCGGCGTCGCCGCCACCGGTTACGCCGCCGACTTCGGCTTTCGCCACGCGCCCCCGGTGCCGCGCGCGGAAGTGATCCCCGCGGCGCGCGCCGGCTACGTGTGGGTGCCCGGCTACTGGGATTACAGCAAGCACCGCTATCAATGGGTGAACGGGCATTACGTGCGCGAGCGCCGCGGCTATCACTACCAGCAGTCGCACTGGGTGCAGCGCGACGGCCGCTGGTACCTCGAGCGCGGCCGCTTCGCGCGCGACCGCGACGGCGACGGCGTGCCCAACCGCTTCGACCGCCGGCCGAACAATCCGCGCCGTTACTGA
- a CDS encoding tripartite tricarboxylate transporter substrate binding protein yields the protein MRRSLLAAMMLGAIAPVVAQQYPAKPVRVINPFAPGGGLDLALRPVLLKMSESTKQSFVMESRPGAAGIIGTEVVAKSPPDGYTLVGATTGTITINPSTYAKLPFDPLRDLAPITSVGSASFVLVTHPSLNVKDVGELVALAKRRPGELTLGSPGYGGINHVAGEYFAQLTGVRFTHVPFKGSSPMLTDIIGGHVMLAFDSTQATLPHIRAGKLKARGIAADKRSPIAPEIPTVQEAGGPAMSVSSWYALLAPAGTPREIVMKLHAEAAKALAAPDLLERYHAAGLEAIGNTPDQFAAVIREDTARWAKVVRAANIRAE from the coding sequence ATGCGGCGCAGTCTCCTTGCAGCGATGATGCTCGGTGCGATCGCGCCGGTCGTGGCGCAGCAGTATCCCGCCAAGCCGGTGCGCGTGATCAACCCGTTCGCGCCGGGCGGCGGCCTCGATCTCGCCCTGCGACCGGTGCTCCTGAAGATGAGCGAGAGCACGAAGCAGAGCTTCGTGATGGAGAGCCGGCCCGGCGCGGCCGGCATCATCGGCACCGAGGTGGTCGCGAAGTCGCCGCCCGACGGTTACACGCTCGTGGGCGCGACCACGGGCACGATCACCATCAACCCGAGCACGTACGCGAAGCTGCCGTTCGATCCGCTGCGCGACCTCGCCCCGATCACGAGTGTCGGCAGCGCGTCGTTCGTGCTGGTGACGCATCCGTCGCTCAATGTGAAAGACGTCGGCGAGCTGGTGGCGCTGGCGAAGCGCAGGCCCGGCGAATTGACGCTGGGCTCGCCGGGTTACGGCGGCATCAATCACGTCGCCGGCGAATACTTCGCGCAGCTCACCGGCGTGCGCTTCACGCACGTGCCGTTCAAGGGCAGCAGCCCGATGCTCACCGACATCATCGGCGGGCACGTCATGCTCGCGTTCGATTCCACGCAGGCGACGCTGCCGCACATCCGCGCGGGCAAGCTCAAGGCGCGGGGCATCGCGGCGGACAAGCGCTCGCCCATCGCGCCCGAGATACCCACGGTGCAGGAAGCGGGCGGGCCCGCGATGTCGGTGTCTTCGTGGTACGCCCTGCTCGCGCCCGCCGGCACGCCGCGCGAGATCGTCATGAAGCTCCACGCCGAAGCCGCGAAGGCGCTTGCAGCGCCCGACCTCCTCGAGCGGTACCACGCGGCAGGTCTGGAAGCGATCGGCAATACGCCCGATCAGTTCGCGGCGGTGATCCGCGAGGACACCGCGCGCTGGGCCAAGGTCGTGCGCGCGGCGAACATACGCGCCGAGTAA
- a CDS encoding NAD/NADP octopine/nopaline dehydrogenase family protein produces MSKVAVIGNTARAIGAVCAADLTLSGHSVRFAVFPEQGNVTEVRKAGGFTVEGDAKHLISKKTGFAKLDRICDTTAEALKDAEAVLIEVDIQQLEEKFSKLIPEFARGAVVHVQSHGYWPAARLTPMLRKAGREDVLVTEAPAPTHAARIEGTVVTPKGLRSGIEIATVPASRSDEALAALKPLFPYFVAAKSVLQTGLENLNLIVHPAMVLPNIGAMERAKLDGRKFGFYQEGVVPAAGVLGDALDAERKRVCEAYGVAHTSMPKAIEQYYGYQSGTFYEAMQNPVYKSFPPFQPDIWRSWSSDDLRYAVVPCVQLAEQAGIAVPLHRAFAEVLGVLLGVDPWKWGPSLEDMDLNGTPDAVKKRALGSR; encoded by the coding sequence ATGTCGAAAGTCGCAGTCATCGGTAACACCGCACGCGCGATCGGCGCCGTGTGCGCGGCGGATCTCACGCTGTCGGGCCATTCGGTTCGCTTCGCGGTTTTCCCCGAGCAGGGAAACGTCACGGAAGTACGCAAGGCCGGCGGGTTCACCGTCGAAGGGGACGCCAAGCACCTCATCTCGAAGAAGACCGGTTTCGCCAAGCTCGACCGGATCTGCGACACCACCGCCGAAGCGCTCAAGGACGCCGAAGCGGTGCTGATCGAAGTCGACATCCAGCAGCTCGAAGAGAAGTTTTCAAAGCTGATCCCGGAGTTCGCGCGCGGCGCGGTCGTGCACGTGCAGAGCCACGGCTACTGGCCGGCTGCGCGCCTCACGCCAATGCTGCGCAAGGCAGGCCGCGAGGACGTGCTCGTGACCGAAGCGCCCGCCCCGACGCACGCCGCCCGCATCGAAGGCACGGTGGTGACGCCCAAAGGCTTACGCAGCGGGATCGAGATCGCGACGGTGCCCGCGTCGCGCTCGGACGAAGCGCTCGCGGCGCTCAAACCGCTCTTTCCCTACTTCGTCGCGGCGAAATCGGTGCTGCAAACCGGCCTCGAGAACCTCAACCTCATCGTGCATCCGGCGATGGTGCTGCCGAACATCGGCGCGATGGAGCGCGCGAAGCTCGACGGACGCAAGTTCGGCTTCTACCAGGAAGGCGTGGTGCCGGCGGCAGGCGTGCTGGGCGACGCGCTCGACGCCGAGCGTAAGCGCGTGTGCGAAGCGTACGGCGTCGCGCACACCTCGATGCCGAAAGCGATCGAGCAGTACTACGGCTACCAGAGCGGCACGTTTTACGAAGCGATGCAGAACCCGGTGTACAAGTCGTTCCCGCCGTTCCAGCCCGACATCTGGCGCTCGTGGTCGTCGGACGATCTGCGTTACGCCGTGGTGCCCTGTGTGCAGCTCGCCGAGCAGGCGGGCATCGCGGTGCCGCTGCATCGCGCGTTCGCCGAAGTCCTCGGCGTGCTGCTCGGCGTCGATCCGTGGAAATGGGGACCGTCGCTGGAGGACATGGATCTGAACGGCACGCCGGACGCGGTGAAGAAGCGGGCGCTCGGCTCACGCTAG